The DNA sequence GTCGATAATTGTCATGCACTCATTTATCAAGTAATCAAGCAGTTCATTAACATCTTTGACAAAGACTTCCGTAACATCCTCTTTTTTGGCGGGAGCGATATCAGCGCGACCGGCCATTTTATTTAGCATTTTTTCCGCCAGTAATATGTCGCTGATATCGAGGTTAATGCACATTGCGCCAATAACCTGTTTGTTACTATTACGGATATAGATAGAGGTAGATCGCAGAGTCTTGCCCTCACGAGTGCGGGTAAAATAGTTGTGCCGGTCACCGTTCACATCCGTACCGCGAAGCACTTCCAGTCCCAGATTACTGCTAGGATCGCCTACCTTGCGGCCAGTAACATGGCCATTAATAATGGCGATAATGCTGCTTTCCAGTCCCTGGGAATGATCGTGTAAGACCACCTCGCAGTTTTCACCGAACTGATTTGCAATCCCTTCCATCATCGGAATGAAGAAGTCTAAATTTTCTTTTATGTTTTCCATGCTGACCTGAATTTATGTTAGATGACCAAACTTTTTGTTATGTATACCCGGACTAACAGAATTTCAGCAACACGAAACTGAACGAAAAGTGATCGCCAACACAATTTTTTCTTACTTTTTGTTTGCTGAGAGCCGTAAATCATACTTTTTGTATGATTTCATGCTGGTAGGATTTTAATGAGGAGGAAAGCGATATCGGGTTCAGCGGCGTGCGGCCCATGACGATTGGACGCGGCTAGCGAAGAGAAAGCAGCGACCTTCCGCCACCGCTGTTTGCAGTTAAGGCTGAATAACCAGC is a window from the Klebsiella oxytoca genome containing:
- a CDS encoding transcriptional regulator yields the protein MENIKENLDFFIPMMEGIANQFGENCEVVLHDHSQGLESSIIAIINGHVTGRKVGDPSSNLGLEVLRGTDVNGDRHNYFTRTREGKTLRSTSIYIRNSNKQVIGAMCINLDISDILLAEKMLNKMAGRADIAPAKKEDVTEVFVKDVNELLDYLINECMTIIDVPVANMSKQDKLNAIKFFDDKGVFLIKKSGEKICEFLNISKYTLYAYLGEVRGENPSDDG